DNA from Synergistaceae bacterium:
CAGGTTCGGGAATCCTATGGAAGCGTTGATTCGCTTAATGTACGAAAAACGGCACGGGCTGGTTCAGTACAGCGAACCCATGACGCTTGATGAACTTTTTGCGGAATGGGCACAGATCTACGAGGAGACGAGCCATGAGAGAGATTAGAGAACGAAGCGACTTCAAGCGGGCCTTGAAGCACTTAAGTAGGGGAACATACCGCAATCTTCTTGTGAGACCTGACGGGGAACTCTGGCAGGTTGTGAGAAAACTTGCCAATGATGAATCTCTTGTGCCCAAATACAGAGACCACGCTCTGCATGGAGACTTGGAGGGCAGCCGCGA
Protein-coding regions in this window:
- a CDS encoding type II toxin-antitoxin system YafQ family toxin, whose protein sequence is MREIRERSDFKRALKHLSRGTYRNLLVRPDGELWQVVRKLANDESLVPKYRDHALHGDLEGSRECHIRPDLLLVYTYDGDYLVILDMIGSHAELFGM